From Synergistaceae bacterium, the proteins below share one genomic window:
- a CDS encoding cation:dicarboxylase symporter family transporter: MLTMVVAPLVLCLLVCAAADVGDGKKLGRMGVKTVVCFLVSTAVAIVLGLVTSNIIGVGDWRNDSADCNSDGYNRQRSLNARYPHQHNTE, encoded by the coding sequence TTGCTGACAATGGTAGTCGCTCCGTTAGTGCTGTGCCTTCTCGTTTGCGCGGCGGCTGATGTCGGCGACGGTAAGAAGCTCGGCAGAATGGGCGTGAAAACGGTCGTGTGCTTCCTCGTGTCAACTGCTGTGGCAATCGTTCTCGGTCTCGTAACGTCAAACATAATCGGAGTCGGGGACTGGCGTAACGATTCAGCAGACTGTAACTCAGACGGCTACAACCGCCAAAGAAGTCTCAATGCTCGATACCCTCATCAACATAATACCGAATAA
- a CDS encoding cation:dicarboxylase symporter family transporter: MQQTVTQTATTAKEVSMLDTLINIIPNNPFEALAKQNLLQIIFFALMLGFALMKIGEPVKPLLDIFRAGQEAMKEITNIVLEFTPYGVFGLMANVVGSNGPEILIPYIKAIAAMYIAGAIYVIVVQAGLMVGVIGRVSPLCFLREMKESMAFVFATCSSVCDNSAQPEMHKEYRR; the protein is encoded by the coding sequence ATTCAGCAGACTGTAACTCAGACGGCTACAACCGCCAAAGAAGTCTCAATGCTCGATACCCTCATCAACATAATACCGAATAACCCGTTCGAGGCTCTCGCCAAACAGAACTTGTTGCAGATAATTTTCTTTGCGCTCATGCTTGGATTTGCGTTAATGAAAATCGGTGAGCCTGTGAAGCCCTTGCTTGACATTTTCCGGGCGGGTCAGGAGGCAATGAAGGAAATCACAAATATCGTTCTTGAGTTCACACCCTACGGCGTATTCGGACTGATGGCCAACGTTGTCGGCTCAAACGGCCCGGAGATTCTCATACCCTACATTAAGGCAATCGCGGCCATGTACATAGCCGGAGCGATATATGTTATTGTCGTTCAGGCGGGCTTGATGGTCGGCGTAATCGGGCGGGTGAGTCCTCTGTGTTTCCTGCGCGAGATGAAAGAGTCTATGGCGTTCGTGTTCGCGACATGCTCAAGCGTTTGCGACAATTCCGCTCAACCTGAAATGCACAAAGAATATCGGCGTTGA
- a CDS encoding cation:dicarboxylase symporter family transporter produces MPLNLKCTKNIGVDDDTANFVIPFGAVMNMNGTAIYEAVAVVFTAQIFAIDLSFTQQVMIMLTYVVPSLR; encoded by the coding sequence ATTCCGCTCAACCTGAAATGCACAAAGAATATCGGCGTTGATGATGACACAGCAAATTTCGTGATACCTTTCGGGGCGGTCATGAACATGAACGGGACAGCGATATATGAGGCTGTAGCGGTTGTGTTCACGGCTCAAATTTTCGCGATAGATTTATCGTTCACACAGCAGGTTATGATTATGCTTACATACGTTGTGCCGAGTTTGCGATGA
- a CDS encoding DUF4422 domain-containing protein — protein MDIKILVACHRKFDVPSDPIYFPVHVGAEGKAPIGFTPDSTGDNISAKNPMYCELTGLYWAWKNLSCDYIGLVHYSRYFAGHRKLGTTYVSIIITCCVNDKSIAKI, from the coding sequence ATGGATATAAAAATACTTGTAGCCTGCCACAGGAAATTTGATGTCCCTTCAGACCCGATATATTTTCCCGTGCATGTCGGAGCTGAGGGAAAAGCCCCGATAGGGTTCACGCCTGACAGCACCGGGGACAACATCAGCGCGAAAAATCCAATGTACTGCGAGCTTACCGGGCTTTATTGGGCGTGGAAGAATTTATCCTGCGACTACATAGGGTTAGTGCATTATTCGAGGTATTTCGCAGGTCATCGCAAACTCGGCACAACGTATGTAAGCATAATCATAACCTGCTGTGTGAACGATAAATCTATCGCGAAAATTTGA
- a CDS encoding C_GCAxxG_C_C family protein — MTEKQARAVELKNRKGDAHYNCCQAVACVFSEEAGISEEVLKRIGAGFGLGMGGMEATCGALCGAEMILGLTKYHGKPIREDAKELHRRFTEMCGGSICREIKGVGTGKILCSCDDCVRNAVSILENWPDAAEI, encoded by the coding sequence ATGACGGAGAAGCAAGCGCGAGCTGTCGAACTCAAAAACAGGAAGGGAGACGCGCATTATAACTGCTGTCAGGCGGTGGCATGTGTATTCAGTGAAGAGGCGGGAATTTCTGAGGAAGTCCTGAAGAGAATCGGGGCGGGTTTCGGTCTCGGCATGGGCGGAATGGAGGCTACATGCGGTGCATTGTGCGGTGCTGAAATGATACTTGGCCTAACGAAATATCACGGCAAACCTATACGCGAGGACGCAAAAGAGCTTCACAGGCGTTTTACGGAGATGTGCGGGGGGTCAATATGCCGCGAAATTAAGGGCGTTGGGACGGGCAAAATATTATGTTCGTGCGATGACTGTGTGAGGAATGCAGTATCAATTCTCGAAAACTGGCCTGATGCCGCAGAAATATAA
- a CDS encoding purine-nucleoside phosphorylase has protein sequence MTQYDYDDALDALGYIQKFIPFKPLTAVVSGSGLNEIAALINDPVTINTDDIPNWPASTAPGHAGKIIAGHIHGRPSLLLQGRVHCYEGYSMKAVTFPTRVLAMMGVKEYIATNAAGAVNTSYTPGEIIAVSDHINLMGGNPLTGQNDTRWNERFPDMTNAYDTGMLEILRAMGLRTGIYAAMSGPTFETPAEIRMLRTLGADVVGMSTVPEVITAHAMGLRVAVLSCAANMAAGVDINHTLTAQEVLDAMKVCVPRLSGIIAELIKRL, from the coding sequence TTGACGCAATATGATTATGATGACGCTTTAGACGCTCTCGGATACATTCAGAAATTTATACCGTTTAAGCCCCTCACCGCTGTTGTGTCAGGCTCAGGGCTTAATGAAATTGCCGCGCTAATAAATGACCCAGTAACAATAAACACAGATGACATTCCGAACTGGCCGGCCTCTACTGCTCCCGGTCATGCTGGGAAAATCATCGCAGGCCACATTCACGGAAGGCCGTCATTATTGCTTCAGGGGCGCGTTCACTGCTACGAGGGCTACAGCATGAAGGCCGTTACTTTCCCGACAAGAGTACTCGCTATGATGGGAGTGAAAGAATATATAGCGACAAACGCCGCAGGAGCCGTAAATACTTCATATACTCCCGGCGAAATTATAGCTGTCTCAGATCACATTAATTTGATGGGCGGAAACCCTTTGACGGGTCAGAACGATACGCGGTGGAATGAACGCTTCCCCGACATGACAAACGCATATGATACAGGAATGCTTGAGATACTCAGGGCGATGGGACTTAGGACAGGAATATACGCCGCTATGAGCGGGCCGACTTTCGAGACACCCGCAGAAATCAGAATGCTGCGTACTCTCGGTGCTGATGTCGTAGGGATGTCCACTGTCCCGGAAGTTATCACGGCTCATGCTATGGGCTTGAGGGTTGCTGTCTTGTCGTGCGCCGCTAACATGGCCGCAGGTGTTGACATCAATCACACGCTCACAGCGCAGGAAGTTCTTGACGCTATGAAAGTTTGTGTGCCGAGGCTTTCAGGTATAATAGCGGAACTAATCAAAAGGCTTTAA
- the glmS gene encoding glutamine--fructose-6-phosphate transaminase (isomerizing), with amino-acid sequence MCGILGYSGKRQASGILLAGLARLEYRGYDSAGIAVLEGGKIKVAKNKGRLKVLEDRINAGEEVSGTCGIGHTRWATHGEPSDVNAHPLWSDDKAVVAVHNGIVENYREIREFLGKHGYTFYSQTDTEAAVKLIDYYYKQEKSPLKAITRAVKDIEGSYCFVILFRDCPGEVWGARKDLPLIAGQGKDESFLASDVSAILHDTRDVYYLDNMEIVQLKGRDVRFFDAEGYATYKETTAVTWDANAAEKGGFEHFMMKEIHEQSRAVKDTFGSVYHSGKIDLSEKGLTDDAIKAVSQIYIIACGSAYHAGAVAQYVIEDLAKIPVRIELASEFRYRHMPMDKNALALIISQSGETADTLAAMRLAKNNGIKTLGIVNVVGSTIAREADSVFYTMAGPEIAVATTKAYSAQLIACYALAVKFAHVRGVIDDAECERLITEIQRLPEKIDEILDSKDKLALIAGRFVNARNAFYLGRNIDYAIAMEGSLKMKEISYLHSEAIAAGEMKHGPISLIERGMLVAGIMTQKDLALKTASNLLEAKSRGGFILVISTRECDALKDEADYVFHIPETDTHFTASLSVVPLQLMGYYVAAARKLDVDKPRNLAKSVTVE; translated from the coding sequence ATGTGCGGGATATTAGGATATTCAGGAAAAAGACAGGCAAGCGGCATTCTTCTGGCAGGGCTTGCGCGTCTCGAATACAGAGGCTATGACAGCGCAGGAATTGCCGTTCTTGAGGGCGGTAAAATAAAAGTCGCAAAAAATAAAGGCCGTCTCAAAGTTCTTGAGGACAGAATTAATGCAGGCGAGGAAGTGTCCGGCACCTGCGGAATTGGCCATACTCGCTGGGCTACTCACGGCGAACCGTCCGATGTCAACGCACATCCGCTGTGGAGTGATGATAAGGCGGTCGTTGCGGTGCATAATGGTATCGTCGAAAACTACAGGGAAATACGCGAATTTCTCGGCAAACATGGCTACACATTCTACTCTCAGACAGATACAGAAGCCGCCGTTAAGCTCATAGATTATTACTACAAGCAGGAGAAATCTCCCCTCAAAGCCATTACACGCGCTGTCAAAGACATTGAAGGCTCGTACTGCTTTGTGATACTTTTCCGGGACTGCCCCGGAGAAGTATGGGGTGCAAGAAAAGATTTACCGCTCATCGCAGGACAGGGAAAAGATGAGTCATTCCTCGCGTCAGACGTTTCCGCAATTCTCCATGATACACGGGATGTTTACTATCTCGACAACATGGAGATTGTACAGCTCAAAGGCAGGGATGTCAGATTCTTTGACGCAGAAGGCTACGCGACATACAAGGAAACTACCGCTGTTACTTGGGACGCTAACGCCGCTGAAAAAGGCGGGTTTGAACACTTCATGATGAAGGAAATTCATGAACAGTCAAGAGCCGTAAAAGACACTTTCGGGAGCGTATACCATTCGGGGAAAATTGACCTGTCCGAAAAAGGGCTGACCGATGACGCAATAAAAGCTGTCTCGCAGATATATATCATTGCCTGCGGAAGTGCATATCATGCAGGGGCGGTCGCTCAGTACGTCATTGAAGACCTCGCAAAAATTCCCGTCAGAATTGAATTAGCGTCAGAGTTCCGATACAGGCATATGCCGATGGACAAAAACGCGCTGGCACTCATCATTTCACAGTCGGGCGAAACTGCCGACACTCTCGCGGCCATGAGACTGGCTAAGAATAACGGCATTAAAACGCTGGGCATCGTCAACGTTGTCGGAAGCACTATCGCAAGGGAAGCCGACTCCGTATTCTACACTATGGCAGGCCCCGAAATAGCAGTAGCAACAACAAAAGCATACTCCGCACAGCTCATCGCATGTTACGCGCTGGCGGTCAAATTCGCTCACGTAAGAGGAGTAATTGATGACGCAGAATGTGAAAGGCTCATCACCGAAATACAGAGACTGCCGGAAAAGATTGACGAAATTTTAGACAGCAAGGACAAACTTGCGCTCATCGCAGGCAGGTTTGTGAACGCAAGAAACGCCTTCTATCTCGGACGAAATATCGATTACGCCATAGCAATGGAGGGCAGCCTCAAAATGAAGGAAATCAGCTACCTTCACTCGGAAGCCATCGCCGCAGGAGAAATGAAGCACGGCCCTATCAGCCTCATTGAACGCGGTATGCTCGTCGCAGGCATTATGACGCAGAAGGATTTAGCACTCAAGACCGCAAGCAATCTTCTTGAAGCAAAAAGCAGGGGCGGGTTCATTCTCGTGATTTCTACAAGGGAATGCGATGCACTGAAAGATGAGGCTGATTACGTTTTTCACATTCCTGAGACTGATACACACTTCACCGCAAGCCTCAGCGTTGTCCCTCTTCAGCTCATGGGCTACTATGTCGCAGCAGCAAGAAAGTTAGACGTTGACAAACCGAGAAATCTCGCAAAAAGCGTTACTGTTGAATAG